One Agrobacterium vaccinii DNA window includes the following coding sequences:
- a CDS encoding FadR/GntR family transcriptional regulator, with translation MNGQAKNIEPRRLYQQIADQIRELIENGEFQAGARLPAERELAQKLGVSRPSLREALIALEIDGSVEIRMGSGVYVSAEPVQSQGRTKSLGESPSELMQARAALEGSTVLLATSRIDAQALETLRATLDAMRIEIDAGRKPLDQDRQFHVLIAEQSGNSVLARLVGDLFDERHSPISAQFRVKFEDRDTWVYALQEHEAILAALEAKDSLLAQATMHSHLDSSRRRWVEN, from the coding sequence ATGAATGGTCAGGCCAAAAACATCGAACCGCGCAGATTGTATCAGCAGATCGCAGACCAGATCCGCGAGCTGATCGAGAATGGCGAGTTTCAAGCGGGCGCGCGCCTGCCTGCCGAGCGTGAACTGGCGCAAAAGCTGGGCGTGTCACGGCCGTCCTTGCGCGAGGCCCTGATCGCGCTCGAAATCGATGGTAGCGTGGAAATCCGCATGGGATCGGGCGTCTATGTGTCTGCCGAGCCCGTCCAGTCGCAAGGTCGTACGAAGTCTTTGGGAGAAAGCCCTTCGGAGCTGATGCAGGCGCGTGCGGCGCTTGAGGGGAGCACAGTGCTGCTGGCAACCAGCCGCATCGATGCGCAGGCTCTCGAAACGCTGCGCGCAACGCTTGATGCGATGCGCATCGAGATCGACGCCGGGCGCAAGCCGCTGGACCAGGACCGTCAGTTCCATGTTCTTATTGCCGAGCAATCGGGTAACAGCGTGCTAGCCCGTCTGGTCGGAGACCTTTTCGATGAGCGACACAGCCCAATTTCGGCGCAGTTTCGCGTAAAATTCGAAGACCGCGACACCTGGGTTTACGCCTTGCAGGAGCATGAGGCCATTTTGGCCGCACTGGAGGCAAAGGACTCATTGCTGGCGCAAGCCACGATGCACAGCCATCTGGACAGCTCCAGACGGCGATGGGTCGAGAACTGA